In Rattus norvegicus strain BN/NHsdMcwi chromosome 3, GRCr8, whole genome shotgun sequence, a genomic segment contains:
- the Or4s2 gene encoding olfactory receptor Olr649, whose product MEEVNNVTEFIFWGLSQNPQVEEVCFVVFSFFYIIILLGNVLIMLTVCTGSLFKSPMYFFLNFLSFVDICYSSVTAPKMIVDLLVKKKTISYVGCMLQLFGVHFFGCTEIFILTVMAYDRYVAICKPLHYMTIMDRERCNKMLLGTWVGGFFHSIIQVALVVQLPFCGPNEIDHYFCDVHPVLKLACTDTYTVGVVVTANSGTIALGSFVILLISYTVILMSLRKQSSEGRRKALSTCGSHIAVVIIFFGPCTFMYMRPDTTFSEDKMVAIFYTIITPMLNPLIYTLRNAEVKNAMRKLWTRKVSWDTIGK is encoded by the coding sequence ATGGAAGAAGTAAACAATGTCACTGAATTCATTTTCTGGGGTCTTTCTCAGAACCCACAGGTTGAAGAAGTAtgctttgttgtgttttccttcttttacaTCATCATTTTGCTGGGAAATGTCCTCATCATGTTGACAGTTTGCACTGGCAGTCTTTTCAAGTCCcccatgtatttttttctcaACTTTCTATCTTTTGTGGATATTTGCTACTCCTCAGTCACAGCACCCAAGATGATTGTTGACCTGTTAGTGAAAAAAAAGACTATATCCTATGTGGGGTGCATGTTACAACTCTTCGGCGTTCATTTCTTTGGTTGCACTGAGATCTTTATTCTTACTGTCATGGCCTATGATAGATATGTGGCCATCTGTAAACCCCTCCACTATATGACTATTATGGACAGAGAAAGATGCAATAAGATGTTGCTGGGAACATGGGTGGGTGGTTTCTTCCATTCTATTATCCAAGTGGCTCTGGTGGTCCAGCTTCCCTTTTGTGGACCCAATGAGATTGATCATTATTTCTGTGATGTTCACCCTGTACTGAAACTTGCCTGCACAGACACCTACACTGTTGGTGTCGTTGTGACAGCCAACAGTGGTACCATTGCATTGGGCAGTTTTGTGATCTTGCTGATCTCCTATACAGTCATTCTCATGTCTCTGAGAAAGCAGTCATCAGAAGGGAGGCGCAAAGCTCTATCCACTTGTGGATCTCACATTGCTGTTGTCATCATTTTTTTTGGGCCCTGTACTTTCATGTATATGCGACCTGACACTACCTTCTCTGAGGACAAGATGGTAGCTATATTTTACACCATTATCACCCCCATGCTGAATCCTCTGATTTACACTCTAAGAAATGCAGAAGTAAAGAATGCAATGAGAAAACTGTGGACTAGAAAGGTTTCCTGGGACACTATTGGGAAATAA